GCCACGGCGGACGGTTCGAACACGTACAACGTGGTGGACGTGCGGACCGCGCCGGGCGTGGTCATACCGGACATCACTCTCGAACGGAACGTGTACACGACGTCGTCCTGCGGGCTGTGCGGCAAGGCGTCCCTGGACGCCGTCCGTACGACGGCCCGCTGGCCGATCTCCGACACTCCCCCGGTCCGGGTCGATCCCGAACTGCTCGCGAGCCTCCCCGACCGGCTGCGCGCGGCCCAGCGGGTCTTCGACCGGACCGGGGGCCTGCACGCGGCGGCCCTGTTCACCGAGGACGGTGAGCTGCTGGACATACGGGAGGACGTGGGCCGCCACAACGCGGTCGACAAGCTGGTCGGCCGTGCCCTGCAGAACGACGACCTGCCGCTGTCCCGGACGATCCTGCTGGTCTCGGGGCGGGCCAGCTTCGAGCTGGCGCAGAAGGCGGTGATGGCGGGTATCCCGGTGCTCGCCGCGGTCTCGGCGCCGTCCTCGCTGGCCGTGGATCTGGCCGCGGAGACCGGGCTGACACTGGTGGGCTTTCTGCGGGGCAGCTCCATGAACGTGTACGCGGGCGAACACCGGCTCGCCCTGCGGACCGCGGCCGCCCAGGCCTGACCGGCTCCCCGCGACACGGCGGCGGGGCCCCGAACCGGCGGGGAGCGCCCCCTGCGCCGTAGCCGGGGCCCCGCTGTTCTCATGACCGGGCCGGCGGCTCAGCCGCTCGTGAAGGACACGTCCGCGGCCCGTACCACCGAGCCCGGCCTCCGGAAGTCCAGCCGTACCGACGCCTCGTGCTCTGGTGGCGATGTGGAAGCCGCCGATCGTCCGCTTCACGATCTCGATGCCACCCTCCTGCCGCCAACTCCTGCGAGACGGCGAGGGCTTCGGTCCTCTTCCGGGGCTCCAGGGGCAGGGCGACGATGCGGTCCCATCAGGTCGACCAGCACGAGGGCGGTCTGTACGGGCCGGCGCACGATCGGTGCGGTCATGACGGAACGTCAACCGCCGTCAGCTCTGAGTACGGGAAATCCGCGTCAACACCGTCGCGGCGCTCCCGCGTGGCGGGCGGCTTGTGTCATACAGTTCGGACAATGGGACGATTCGGGCATATGACCTGGAGGCTGCTTGAAGAGGGGGCCGTCAAGCCCGTCGCGCCTGAGTCGCGAGTCAACCGGGGGACAGCGGTACTCCATCCGTGACATGACACGTGCACGGTTCTTGTGATGAATGCGATAGCCCAACTAACGTCTGTGATGCGCACTTTGGACGTGGGATGTCCGAATGTTCAGATGCCTGGACGCATGACCAGACGATGAAGGGCGGGCCGCACCATGCCGTCAAGAGTTCGCGCACGTCTCAGAGCTGCCCTCGTCGCGGCCGTCGCCACCACCGCGACGGCCGCGACATTAGGTCCTGCGGAGGCCCAACCGGCCAGGACGGCCCCGTTGTTCGAGCAGCAGGTGCTGTTCAAGGCGTCCCAGGACCCCGGGTACGCCTGCTTCCGCATTCCCGCGATCGTGAAGACCAAGGACGGCACGCTGCTGGCGTTCGCCGAGGGCCGGGTGCTCAACTGCGGGGACTCCGCCGACATCGACATCGTGCTCAAGCGCTCCACCGACGGCGGGCGCACCTGGGGCCCGCTCCAGGTCGTCAACGAGGGCAACGGCGACACCCACGGCAACCCCGCGCCGATCGTGGACCACGAGACCGGGCGCATCCTGCTGGCCGAGACGTACAACACGGGCCGTACGGACAGCGGCAGTTGCTCGGTCCCCTGTGATCGCACGCCCCATCTCCAGTACAGCGACGACGACGGCCGGACCTGGTCGCAGCCACGCGACCTGAGCCCCCAGATACTGCCCGCGGACTGGAACTCCTGGTACGCCACCGGCCCCGTGCACGGCATCCAGCTCACCAAGGGCAAGCACGCCGGCCGGCTCGTCTTCGGCGTCAACACCGAGACCTGGGACGGCAGTCGGGTCAGCGCCAACCACGCCGCGCTCATCGTCAGCGACGACGGCGGCGACAACTGGCGGGTCGGCGCCACCGACTCCTGGCCCATCTCCGCCGCCGACGGCACCTTCCGGCAGAAGCCGTCCGAGGTGACGCTCACCGAGCGCTCCGACGGCAGGATCCTCATCAGCGGCCGGGAGCAGGACGGCACCGACCTCGGGCACCGCTCGCAGACGTACAGCAGCGACGGCGGCGACAGCTTCACCGGGCCCTTCCGCGACCAGCCGGACCTGTACACGCCCCAGGTCCAGGGCGCCACACTGCGGTTGGGCAACCGGATACTGCTGTCCGCGCCCGGCGACCCGGACCGCCGGCGGACCATGATGATCCGCAGCTCCTACGACAGCGGCGAGACCTGGGAGAGCGTGGACCGCGGCAAGGTCGTCACCACGGACTGGTCCGGGTACTCCGACATGGCCGAGATCGACGCGTCCACGGTGGGCCTGATGTACGAGGGCGGCGCCGTCGACGCACGGGACGAGATCCGTTTCGCCCGGTTCGACGAGGACTGGCTCGGCCCCCGGCGCGGCCCCGACCCGACCACCCCCGACCTCGCCATCGGCGCACCCCGCGCGACCGTCCTGGGCGGCCCCGCGAAGACCGACGGCGTCTTCGGCGGCGCCCTGGAGTTCGACGGCCGCGACGACGCCGTACGCCTGCCCTACCGCACCCAACTGCCGCTCGGCAGCGGCGAGTTCACGGTGTCGCTGTTCTTCCGCTACTCCGCGACCAGCGGTGAGCAGCCGTTCCTGTGGATGGGCGGGATCGGCAGCACCCAGCCCCAGGTCTGGATGCGCGGCGAGCCCGCCAACGACCGGGTGCGTGCCCTGATCACCACGCGGGAGGGGTACGGGACCGTGCACACCTCGTCGGTGTGGGCGGGCGGTGCCGCCAACGACGGCGAGTGGCACCATCTGGCCCTGCGGCGCGGCGACGGCCGGCTGACGCTGTTCGTCGACGGCAGGGCGGTCAGCACCACGGACGTGCCCGGTTCGGTCAGCCGGAACTCGCCGTTCGGTGTGCACGTCGGCCAGCGCATGGACAGCCGGGCCTTCCTCACCGGCACCCTCGACGACGTGCGCGTGTGGAACCGGGCGCTCGGCGACGCGGAGCTCACCGCGGCGTCGGCGACACGGTCCGACACCCGCAAGAAGGTGAACACCCGCGACACCGTTCTGTGGCTGCCCATGGACCAAGTGGGCTGAGGCCACTAACGTCCCGGGCGTGCCCGACGACGCACGTGCACGGCAGCGCACGGGAACCGGCCTCGGACTCCTGCTGGCCCTGGTTCTCGCGGCCGTGCTGCTCACCGCCCTCCCGGACGACGGCGATCGGGAGGGCGGTGGCGCGTGCGCAC
The DNA window shown above is from Streptomyces chartreusis and carries:
- the fdhD gene encoding formate dehydrogenase accessory sulfurtransferase FdhD, encoding MGRVTERRKVIRIRDGAVSSRPDTLVAEEPLEIRLNGKPLAITMRTPGDDFALAAGFLVSEGVLAEGPDLENIVYCAGATADGSNTYNVVDVRTAPGVVIPDITLERNVYTTSSCGLCGKASLDAVRTTARWPISDTPPVRVDPELLASLPDRLRAAQRVFDRTGGLHAAALFTEDGELLDIREDVGRHNAVDKLVGRALQNDDLPLSRTILLVSGRASFELAQKAVMAGIPVLAAVSAPSSLAVDLAAETGLTLVGFLRGSSMNVYAGEHRLALRTAAAQA
- a CDS encoding sialidase family protein, translating into MPSRVRARLRAALVAAVATTATAATLGPAEAQPARTAPLFEQQVLFKASQDPGYACFRIPAIVKTKDGTLLAFAEGRVLNCGDSADIDIVLKRSTDGGRTWGPLQVVNEGNGDTHGNPAPIVDHETGRILLAETYNTGRTDSGSCSVPCDRTPHLQYSDDDGRTWSQPRDLSPQILPADWNSWYATGPVHGIQLTKGKHAGRLVFGVNTETWDGSRVSANHAALIVSDDGGDNWRVGATDSWPISAADGTFRQKPSEVTLTERSDGRILISGREQDGTDLGHRSQTYSSDGGDSFTGPFRDQPDLYTPQVQGATLRLGNRILLSAPGDPDRRRTMMIRSSYDSGETWESVDRGKVVTTDWSGYSDMAEIDASTVGLMYEGGAVDARDEIRFARFDEDWLGPRRGPDPTTPDLAIGAPRATVLGGPAKTDGVFGGALEFDGRDDAVRLPYRTQLPLGSGEFTVSLFFRYSATSGEQPFLWMGGIGSTQPQVWMRGEPANDRVRALITTREGYGTVHTSSVWAGGAANDGEWHHLALRRGDGRLTLFVDGRAVSTTDVPGSVSRNSPFGVHVGQRMDSRAFLTGTLDDVRVWNRALGDAELTAASATRSDTRKKVNTRDTVLWLPMDQVG